A region from the Variovorax sp. RKNM96 genome encodes:
- the kynB gene encoding arylformamidase: MRSLQPQPRVWDISPPVHEGTPVFPGDTPYQQRWAATISPDCPVNVSEIKLSPHIGAHADAPLHYDPEGQTIGNVDLAPFLGPCRVIHAIAKGPLIEWEHIAHAVTSDLPPRVLVRTYATMPVGHWDPQLAAYAPATVERLAAMGVKLIGIDTASIDPADSKTLESHQRIRRLDLRVLENLVLDAVPEGDYELIALPLKLVSADASPVRAVLRSL, from the coding sequence ATGCGTTCTCTGCAACCCCAACCCCGCGTCTGGGACATCTCCCCCCCGGTGCATGAAGGCACGCCGGTGTTCCCCGGTGACACGCCCTACCAGCAGCGCTGGGCCGCGACCATTTCGCCGGACTGCCCGGTCAACGTCAGCGAGATCAAGCTCTCGCCCCACATCGGCGCGCATGCCGATGCGCCCCTGCACTACGACCCCGAGGGCCAGACCATCGGCAATGTCGATCTCGCGCCCTTCCTCGGCCCGTGCCGGGTGATCCATGCCATCGCCAAGGGGCCGTTGATCGAGTGGGAGCACATCGCGCATGCGGTCACGAGCGACCTGCCGCCCCGCGTGCTGGTGCGCACCTACGCCACCATGCCCGTCGGCCACTGGGACCCGCAGCTTGCTGCCTACGCGCCCGCCACCGTCGAGCGCCTGGCCGCGATGGGCGTGAAGCTCATCGGCATCGACACCGCCAGCATCGACCCGGCCGACAGCAAGACGCTGGAGAGCCACCAACGCATCCGCCGCCTGGACCTGCGCGTGCTCGAGAACCTCGTGCTCGACGCCGTGCCCGAGGGCGACTACGAACTCATCGCGCTGCCGCTCAAGCTGGTGAGCGCCGATGCATCCCCCGTTCGCGCCGTGCTGCGCAGTCTATGA
- a CDS encoding YkgJ family cysteine cluster protein, which yields MSHCQQCGACCASYRVDFSVHELDDNGGRVPSGLAVEVNDALCRMRGTDHTPMRCAALTGKIGQAVACGIYEWRPNPCHELQSGSDACERARARHGLPSLSSLDS from the coding sequence GTGTCCCATTGCCAGCAATGCGGCGCCTGCTGCGCCAGCTACCGCGTCGACTTCAGCGTGCATGAACTCGACGACAACGGCGGCCGCGTGCCGTCGGGCCTTGCGGTCGAGGTGAACGACGCCCTCTGCCGCATGCGCGGCACCGACCACACGCCGATGCGCTGCGCGGCGCTCACCGGAAAGATCGGCCAGGCGGTGGCCTGCGGCATCTACGAATGGCGCCCCAACCCGTGCCATGAGCTGCAGTCCGGCAGCGACGCCTGCGAGCGGGCGCGCGCCCGGCATGGGCTGCCTTCGCTCTCGTCGCTGGATTCCTGA
- a CDS encoding aspartate aminotransferase family protein, translating to MSATAQPTSPHVMNTYGRLPIALSHGQGCRVWDTTGKAYIDGLGGIAVNTLGHNHPELVPALQDQLTKLIHSSNYYHVTGQEQLAAKLTEISGLTNAFFCCTGLEANEAALKLARKFGHDKGIERPEIVVYEAAFHGRSIATLSATGNPKVQAGFGPLVEGFIRVPLNDIEALKKATEGNPNVVAVFFETIQGEGGINPMRVDYLKQVRQLCDERDWLMMIDEVQCGMGRTGKWFAHQWAGIKPDVMPLAKGLGSGVPIGAVVAGPKAANIFGPGNHGTTFGGNPLAMRAGVETIRIMEEHKLLENAATVGAHLKAALEREIGGLPGVKEIRGQGLMLGIELDRPCGVILNRACDAGLLLSVTADKVIRLVPPLILSIAEADEIVAILAPIVKNFLSEPAAQ from the coding sequence ATGAGCGCTACCGCCCAACCCACCTCGCCCCACGTCATGAACACCTACGGTCGCCTGCCGATCGCACTGTCGCATGGCCAGGGCTGCCGAGTCTGGGACACCACGGGCAAGGCCTACATCGATGGACTGGGCGGCATCGCCGTCAACACGCTGGGCCACAACCACCCCGAGCTGGTACCCGCGCTGCAGGACCAGCTGACCAAGCTGATCCACAGCTCCAACTACTACCACGTGACCGGCCAGGAACAGCTCGCCGCCAAGCTGACCGAGATTTCGGGCCTCACCAACGCCTTCTTCTGCTGCACCGGCCTCGAAGCCAACGAAGCTGCCCTGAAGCTGGCGCGCAAGTTCGGCCACGACAAGGGCATCGAGCGCCCCGAAATCGTCGTCTACGAAGCCGCCTTCCACGGCCGCAGCATCGCCACCCTCTCGGCCACCGGCAACCCCAAGGTGCAGGCCGGCTTCGGCCCGCTGGTCGAGGGCTTCATCCGCGTGCCGCTGAACGACATCGAGGCGCTCAAGAAGGCCACCGAAGGCAACCCGAACGTGGTCGCCGTGTTCTTCGAGACCATCCAGGGCGAAGGCGGCATCAACCCGATGCGCGTGGACTACCTGAAACAGGTGCGCCAGCTCTGCGACGAGCGCGACTGGCTCATGATGATCGACGAAGTGCAGTGCGGCATGGGCCGCACCGGCAAGTGGTTCGCCCACCAGTGGGCGGGCATCAAGCCCGACGTGATGCCGCTGGCCAAGGGCCTGGGCTCCGGCGTGCCGATCGGCGCCGTGGTGGCCGGCCCCAAGGCCGCCAACATCTTCGGACCGGGCAACCACGGCACCACCTTCGGCGGCAACCCGCTCGCGATGCGTGCCGGTGTGGAAACCATCCGCATCATGGAAGAGCACAAGCTGCTCGAGAACGCCGCCACCGTGGGCGCGCACCTGAAGGCCGCGCTGGAACGTGAAATTGGCGGCCTGCCGGGCGTGAAGGAAATCCGCGGCCAGGGCCTGATGCTCGGCATCGAGCTCGACCGTCCCTGCGGCGTGATCCTGAACCGCGCCTGCGATGCCGGCCTGCTGCTGAGCGTGACCGCCGACAAGGTGATCCGCCTGGTGCCGCCGCTCATCCTGAGCATTGCCGAGGCCGACGAGATCGTCGCGATCCTCGCGCCGATCGTCAAAAACTTCCTGTCGGAGCCTGCCGCGCAATGA
- the argF gene encoding ornithine carbamoyltransferase → MTTATPPAIRHYLQFADLSADEYVYLFDRMAIIKKKFKTYEKHQPLVDRTLAMIFEKASTRTRVSFEAGMYQLGGSVVHLTTGDSQLGRAEPIEDSAKVISRMVDIVMIRTYEQTKIDAFAAHSRVPVINGLTNEFHPCQILADIFTYIEHRGSIQGKTVAWVGDGNNMANTWLQAAEILGFTVHVSTPSGYEVDQSIAGIRSGDSYKVFKDPMEACRGADLVTTDVWTSMGYEAENEARRKAFADWCVDEDMMRIAQPGALFMHCLPAHRGEEVQAEVIDGPQSVVWDEAENRLHAQKALMEFLLLGKL, encoded by the coding sequence ATGACGACCGCCACACCGCCAGCCATTCGCCACTACCTGCAGTTCGCCGATCTCTCTGCGGATGAGTACGTCTACCTCTTCGATCGCATGGCGATCATCAAGAAGAAGTTCAAGACGTATGAAAAGCACCAGCCGCTGGTCGACCGCACGCTGGCCATGATCTTCGAGAAGGCCAGCACGCGCACCCGCGTGAGCTTCGAGGCCGGCATGTACCAGCTCGGCGGCAGCGTGGTGCACCTGACCACCGGCGACAGCCAGCTGGGCCGCGCCGAGCCCATCGAGGACAGCGCCAAGGTCATCAGCCGCATGGTCGACATCGTGATGATCCGCACCTACGAGCAGACCAAGATCGACGCCTTCGCCGCGCACTCGCGCGTGCCCGTCATCAACGGCCTGACCAATGAGTTCCACCCCTGCCAGATCCTGGCGGACATCTTCACCTACATCGAGCACCGCGGCTCGATCCAGGGCAAGACGGTGGCCTGGGTGGGCGACGGCAACAACATGGCCAACACCTGGCTGCAGGCGGCCGAGATCCTGGGCTTCACGGTGCATGTGAGCACGCCCAGCGGCTACGAGGTCGACCAGTCGATCGCGGGCATCCGCTCGGGCGACAGCTACAAGGTCTTCAAGGATCCGATGGAAGCCTGCCGCGGCGCCGACCTCGTCACCACCGACGTCTGGACCAGCATGGGCTATGAAGCCGAGAACGAGGCGCGCCGCAAGGCCTTCGCCGACTGGTGCGTGGACGAGGACATGATGCGCATCGCCCAGCCCGGCGCCCTCTTCATGCACTGCCTGCCCGCGCACCGCGGCGAGGAAGTGCAGGCCGAGGTCATCGACGGGCCGCAGTCGGTCGTGTGGGACGAAGCCGAGAACCGCCTCCATGCCCAGAAGGCGTTGATGGAGTTCCTGCTGCTCGGCAAGCTCTGA